A window of Microbacterium sp. BK668 genomic DNA:
CGGGGTGAAGCGCTCGGGTGCGGGACGGATGTGTGGCGCCTCAGCGAGGAGGTGCGAGCGGGCACGCTCAGCGAGGCGATGTTCCTCACCTCCGAATCGTCGATGATCCGGTCGAAGGGGCACTGCAACACGATGGGCACCGCGTCGACGATGGCGCTCGTGGCCGAGGCCCTGGGCACGGTCCTCCCCGGCCTGGCGGGCACGCCTGCTCCCGACGCGCGACTGCTCGAGGCCGCCCACGAGACCGGGATGCTGGCGGTGCGGCTCGTCTGGGACGATCGGCGACCTTCGACCTTCCTGACGAAGGGGAGCTTCCACAATGCGATCGTCGCGCTCGCGGCGATCGGCGGCTCGACGAACGCCGTCGTGCACCTCCTCGCGGTCGCAGGCCGCCTGGGCATCGACCTGACGATCGACGACTTCGACCGCATCGGATCCGACGTGCCGATGCTGGTCAACCTGCAGCCCGCGGGTCGGTACCTCATGGACGACCTCCACCGGGCCGGCGGGTTCCTCGCCGTCATGCGCGAGGTGCGCGATCTCCTCGACTCGGACGCGCTCACGATCACAGGCGAGCGCTTCGTCGACTGCCTCGACGACGCACGGATCTGGGACCCGGACGTCATCACCCCCCGTGAGAGCGCGCTGCTGCCGGCGGCGGGCATCAGGGTGCTTCGCGGCTCGCTCGCGCCGGGCGGGGCGATCGTCAAGCCCGCCGCGGCATCCGCCCATCTCCTGAGGCACCGAGGGCGGGCCGTCGTTTTCGACTCGATCGAGGACTTCCACGCGCGCATCGACGACCCGGAGCTCGACATCGACGCCGATTCCGTCATGGTGCTGCGCGGGTGCGGGCCGAAGGGCTATCCCGGCATGCCGGAGGTCGCGAACATGCCGCTGCCGGCGAAGCTGCTCGCTCAGGGCATCCGCGACATGGTGCGCATCTGCGACGGCCGCATGTCGGGCACCGCCTACGGCACCGTGATCCTGCACGTGACACCGGAGGCGGCCGCGGGCGGTCCGCTCGCGCTCGTGCAGACGGGTGACTGGATCGACCTCGATGTGCGGGCCGGCCGGATCGACCTCGATGTTCACGCCGA
This region includes:
- a CDS encoding IlvD/Edd family dehydratase, yielding MISLRSSGWYSGDDRNAYIHRAWMRRGIPSSSFENRPHIAIANTASDLTPCNAHLTEVAQSVKNGVYEAGGIPLELPVVSLGETNVRPTAMLWRNMAAMATEEMLRANPVDGVVLLGGCDKTIPSLLMAAASVDLPAVVVPGGPMLTGHFRGEALGCGTDVWRLSEEVRAGTLSEAMFLTSESSMIRSKGHCNTMGTASTMALVAEALGTVLPGLAGTPAPDARLLEAAHETGMLAVRLVWDDRRPSTFLTKGSFHNAIVALAAIGGSTNAVVHLLAVAGRLGIDLTIDDFDRIGSDVPMLVNLQPAGRYLMDDLHRAGGFLAVMREVRDLLDSDALTITGERFVDCLDDARIWDPDVITPRESALLPAAGIRVLRGSLAPGGAIVKPAAASAHLLRHRGRAVVFDSIEDFHARIDDPELDIDADSVMVLRGCGPKGYPGMPEVANMPLPAKLLAQGIRDMVRICDGRMSGTAYGTVILHVTPEAAAGGPLALVQTGDWIDLDVRAGRIDLDVHADELAARTPGQATLDGFARPRRGWERLYIDHVLQADLGADLDFLVGATGSRVSRESH